The following coding sequences are from one Halobacteriovorax sp. JY17 window:
- the lysS gene encoding lysine--tRNA ligase, translating into MSDDNQRQLIHWADFTADRIIKQRGDKEEYTVASGITPSGVVHFGNFREVITVDFVARALRDRGKKVRFIFSWDDYDTFRKVPMNLPKQDELAEYLFRPIVDTPDPFEVAESYAAHHEQNFEAQLEKVGVSVEPIYQAKKYRAGDYKSQIKKALEMKGDIAAILNQYRSTPYGDEYYPISVYCEKYLTDETEITGWDGNNTITYKHKKHDYTGTIDLETTDKVKLPWRVDWPMRWVYENVDFEPGGKDHSSQGGSYTTAKDIVKLYGGETPVYLQYDFVSIKGAGGKMSSSKGNLVTVNDVLKVYEPEMVRWIFASYKSNVDFAVSFDLDVLKTYEDFDRQERLAFGLEAGNEKKVNMAKRVYELSQIGEAPKTCPFQPSFRHLCNVLQINDGNIDQAKKYYEAEIKNDRDERRFNERSLCALHWLENYAPEEFKFKINSDVKDTQCGDKQAQFLNKFSEFISNEWDSITTDKELHEKMYEVIHSVEVEPNDVFPVMYDRLISKEKGPKLAGFIRTIGKDRVLKLFK; encoded by the coding sequence ATGAGTGATGATAATCAAAGACAACTTATTCACTGGGCCGATTTTACAGCGGACAGAATCATCAAGCAAAGAGGCGATAAAGAAGAGTACACTGTTGCAAGTGGGATTACTCCATCGGGTGTTGTTCACTTTGGAAACTTCCGAGAAGTTATCACAGTAGACTTTGTAGCGAGAGCTCTAAGAGACCGTGGAAAGAAAGTTCGATTTATTTTTAGTTGGGATGACTACGATACATTTAGAAAAGTTCCAATGAATCTTCCAAAGCAAGATGAACTCGCTGAATATCTCTTTAGACCAATTGTTGACACTCCAGATCCTTTTGAAGTTGCCGAGTCATACGCTGCTCACCATGAGCAAAACTTTGAAGCACAGCTTGAAAAAGTTGGTGTTTCTGTTGAGCCAATTTATCAAGCTAAGAAATATAGAGCTGGTGATTATAAATCACAGATCAAAAAAGCACTTGAGATGAAAGGTGATATTGCAGCCATCTTAAACCAATATAGATCAACTCCTTACGGTGATGAATATTATCCAATCTCAGTTTACTGTGAAAAATATCTAACCGATGAAACTGAAATTACTGGATGGGATGGAAATAACACAATCACTTATAAGCATAAGAAACACGATTACACGGGAACTATTGATCTTGAGACAACTGATAAAGTAAAACTTCCATGGCGTGTCGATTGGCCGATGCGTTGGGTTTACGAAAATGTAGATTTTGAGCCAGGTGGAAAAGATCACTCTTCACAGGGTGGATCTTATACAACAGCAAAAGATATCGTGAAGCTCTACGGCGGAGAAACTCCTGTCTATCTTCAATACGACTTTGTCTCTATTAAAGGTGCTGGCGGGAAAATGTCTTCTTCTAAAGGAAATCTTGTCACAGTCAATGACGTTCTAAAAGTTTACGAACCTGAAATGGTGAGATGGATTTTTGCGAGCTATAAATCAAATGTAGATTTCGCCGTTAGTTTTGATCTAGATGTTCTAAAAACTTATGAAGACTTTGATAGACAAGAGAGACTTGCCTTTGGTCTTGAAGCTGGAAATGAAAAGAAAGTAAATATGGCCAAGAGAGTTTATGAGCTTTCTCAAATTGGAGAGGCTCCTAAGACTTGCCCATTCCAGCCTTCATTTAGACACCTTTGTAATGTTCTTCAAATCAATGACGGAAATATTGATCAGGCAAAGAAGTACTACGAAGCTGAAATTAAAAATGACAGAGATGAGAGAAGATTTAACGAGAGAAGTCTTTGCGCACTTCACTGGTTAGAAAACTACGCTCCAGAAGAATTTAAATTTAAAATTAACTCTGATGTAAAAGACACTCAATGCGGCGACAAGCAGGCCCAATTCTTGAATAAGTTTTCTGAATTTATTTCTAATGAATGGGATTCAATTACAACAGATAAAGAGCTTCATGAGAAAATGTATGAAGTCATTCACTCTGTTGAAGTTGAGCCAAATGATGTCTTTCCTGTTATGTACGATAGATTGATTTCAAAAGAAAAAGGTCCAAAACTAGCGGGCTTTATTAGAACAATTGGTAAAGATAGAGTCTTAAAACTCTTTAAATAA
- a CDS encoding DUF3011 domain-containing protein: MKKQFLILLMLLTSLSALGQTTPIDTKSEGKIDPLDNYIDPATQIDYKNELSKLNGDQKEVLMERCIMFTIQNEMGQSGEDSMSPSEIESYENLIETKCKCINDGFTWKKESNMKGQCDNAAPAEKDLLLYTMDQCVDRLKLSDKSCKDSMTDSCLADFRYQCYQYMTQAHEFSEKSNPILNRCDYDDQTKNIKLECRSYCYIRNECDVTQEDFKNRKIGNVYLLQKKSRSSCVKGSTYGINDDNTIWVTNSCHGDFAIQYKDPKCGFRPTCTPKPHITDFIPDGGTQTLEMVCNGEENESGGKQFCKVTPFKIDKNGKLTNEPDPMKEVTYVNDLKLSKKLGAAKCNPGGNGSAIDYNPRNKGLAGGWGIETQNQCNALFKVTVKWQRKLCTLAGQKAESKDTCCNGLYFDPKDKTCNVAPFDPPALADEVNIASMANNIRSGAECNPKVGDDITELMDKYFFELGNYENLFTLVDGKSDAISSIEVDTAESEESNSSSVVEPRESTYDLTKLLHDTVVRYRTDYQNAFAQFKTAEDYTSDQYKAYINYLLKVDKKENTPEDDKGVEKNMFLGLDVQSAAFKNQQLTKTYQKAYITTIKEMTANYEADLEKASHAGQNAVWYCAHNENCSENNWLVRDIKKDEVVDFLHDPAYPYKALTIRGKPLPKLAKVNKLLLENSVYRKFEFTNDNSDDKKGLDKLGVYASYFDYRAGAQRINPMMKAAGLAGVDDENQREYYKTLELFRKYSHEVPLRENSLISNGDYLKKTKEGSLAGGLPLYCEKQDDYEVRVPIGKAIEPLRMLQITGVAKAYYDLISAVYEKNESCLVDVSAKHDKNVADLDVNLGLDSRLIGGANTAATSKGEDTGFIKNVSGTLLGAMSSKFGSATAGSFMDNLFGRKDGGAGANLNDSNSGSNLSALKKQEAARISKLIDKRIKYKKDNALAAYKNSLDAAFGDQLKNKANAFASLSPGLSSGSGLNSGSSNNSALGNSNRGEDEKKVDPNSGVNWGSSSGSSANYGGFGNSGSSGSNRGGHGSGSNGGSGSGMNYSGNSGSGNQDILDNIDDKKYEPNDGDSLFDRVTKRYIKSAYPVLLERKKQE, translated from the coding sequence ATGAAAAAGCAATTTCTAATCTTACTTATGTTACTTACTTCTCTCTCTGCTCTAGGGCAGACCACTCCGATTGATACAAAGAGTGAAGGGAAGATAGATCCTTTAGATAATTACATCGATCCAGCAACTCAAATTGATTACAAAAATGAGCTTTCTAAGCTCAATGGTGATCAAAAAGAAGTTTTGATGGAAAGATGTATTATGTTCACCATTCAAAATGAGATGGGGCAATCAGGTGAGGATTCAATGAGTCCTTCTGAAATCGAGTCTTATGAGAACCTTATAGAAACAAAGTGTAAGTGTATTAATGATGGATTCACTTGGAAGAAAGAATCTAATATGAAAGGGCAGTGTGATAACGCGGCTCCTGCTGAGAAAGACCTTCTTCTTTATACAATGGATCAATGTGTTGATAGGCTTAAATTATCAGATAAGAGTTGTAAAGATTCTATGACTGACTCTTGTCTGGCTGACTTTAGATATCAGTGTTATCAATATATGACTCAGGCACATGAATTTTCAGAGAAATCAAATCCTATCCTTAATAGATGTGACTACGACGATCAGACTAAGAATATTAAGTTAGAGTGTCGTTCATATTGCTATATTAGAAATGAGTGTGACGTCACTCAAGAAGATTTTAAAAATAGAAAGATCGGAAATGTATATCTTCTACAAAAGAAATCAAGATCATCATGTGTAAAGGGAAGTACTTACGGAATTAATGACGATAATACAATTTGGGTAACAAATTCTTGTCACGGTGATTTTGCTATTCAGTATAAAGACCCAAAGTGTGGATTTAGACCAACTTGTACGCCTAAGCCACATATCACTGACTTTATTCCTGATGGTGGAACACAGACTTTAGAAATGGTTTGTAATGGTGAAGAGAATGAAAGTGGTGGAAAGCAATTTTGTAAAGTGACTCCATTTAAAATAGATAAGAATGGGAAGCTTACAAATGAGCCAGATCCAATGAAGGAAGTTACTTACGTTAATGACCTTAAGCTATCTAAGAAGCTTGGGGCCGCTAAGTGTAATCCTGGTGGAAATGGTTCGGCGATTGATTATAATCCAAGAAATAAAGGTCTTGCTGGTGGTTGGGGAATTGAAACTCAAAACCAGTGTAATGCACTCTTTAAAGTGACGGTTAAGTGGCAGAGAAAACTTTGTACCCTTGCTGGTCAAAAAGCTGAGTCAAAAGATACTTGTTGTAATGGTCTCTACTTTGATCCAAAAGATAAGACCTGTAATGTTGCTCCATTTGATCCTCCGGCGCTCGCTGATGAGGTTAATATTGCGAGTATGGCGAATAATATTCGCTCAGGAGCTGAATGTAACCCTAAGGTAGGTGATGACATTACTGAGCTAATGGATAAGTACTTCTTTGAACTTGGTAATTATGAAAATCTCTTTACTCTTGTTGATGGAAAGAGCGATGCAATTAGCTCTATTGAAGTTGATACTGCAGAAAGTGAGGAATCTAATTCTAGTAGTGTTGTTGAACCAAGAGAATCAACATATGATCTCACAAAATTACTTCACGATACTGTAGTTAGATATAGAACGGACTATCAAAATGCTTTTGCACAATTTAAAACAGCAGAAGACTATACATCCGATCAGTATAAGGCCTATATTAACTACCTTTTAAAGGTTGATAAGAAAGAAAATACACCTGAAGATGATAAAGGTGTCGAGAAGAATATGTTCTTAGGTCTTGACGTGCAATCTGCTGCATTTAAAAATCAGCAACTAACTAAGACTTACCAAAAGGCCTACATTACTACTATCAAAGAGATGACTGCTAACTATGAAGCTGACTTAGAAAAAGCTTCTCATGCTGGTCAAAATGCTGTTTGGTATTGTGCCCACAATGAAAATTGTTCTGAGAATAATTGGCTTGTTCGAGATATTAAAAAAGATGAAGTTGTAGATTTTCTACATGATCCGGCCTACCCATATAAGGCATTAACTATTCGTGGGAAGCCACTTCCAAAACTTGCTAAAGTGAATAAGCTTCTTCTTGAAAACTCTGTTTATAGAAAATTTGAATTCACTAATGATAATAGTGATGACAAGAAGGGATTAGATAAGCTTGGAGTTTACGCTAGCTACTTTGACTATAGAGCTGGTGCTCAAAGAATTAATCCTATGATGAAAGCTGCAGGTCTAGCGGGTGTTGATGATGAGAATCAGAGAGAGTATTACAAGACTCTTGAGCTCTTTAGAAAGTATTCCCATGAAGTTCCTCTTCGTGAAAATAGTCTTATTTCAAATGGAGACTATCTAAAGAAAACAAAAGAGGGATCTCTTGCTGGTGGACTTCCACTATACTGTGAAAAACAAGATGACTATGAAGTTAGGGTTCCAATTGGTAAGGCGATAGAGCCTCTTAGAATGTTACAGATTACAGGTGTAGCAAAGGCCTATTACGATCTAATTTCTGCTGTCTATGAAAAGAATGAAAGCTGTCTAGTAGATGTAAGTGCCAAGCACGATAAGAATGTTGCTGATCTTGATGTGAATTTAGGCTTAGACTCTAGACTTATTGGAGGGGCCAATACTGCTGCAACTTCTAAGGGAGAAGACACTGGATTCATAAAGAATGTAAGTGGAACTCTTCTAGGGGCCATGTCTAGTAAGTTTGGATCGGCAACAGCTGGATCATTTATGGATAATCTCTTTGGAAGAAAAGATGGCGGAGCGGGAGCTAATTTAAACGATTCAAATTCTGGAAGTAATTTAAGTGCTCTTAAAAAGCAAGAGGCCGCAAGGATTTCAAAACTTATTGATAAGAGAATTAAATACAAGAAAGATAATGCTCTAGCAGCGTATAAGAACTCTCTAGACGCGGCGTTTGGTGATCAATTGAAGAATAAGGCCAACGCCTTTGCTTCTCTCTCTCCAGGGCTTAGTAGTGGAAGTGGATTGAATTCTGGTTCATCTAATAATTCTGCTCTTGGAAACTCTAATAGAGGTGAAGACGAAAAGAAAGTAGATCCAAATTCTGGAGTCAACTGGGGAAGCTCAAGTGGTAGCTCTGCAAACTATGGTGGATTTGGAAATTCAGGATCATCGGGATCAAATAGAGGTGGCCATGGTTCAGGTTCAAATGGTGGAAGTGGTAGTGGAATGAATTACTCTGGAAATTCAGGTTCAGGAAATCAAGATATTTTAGATAATATTGATGATAAGAAGTATGAGCCAAATGATGGAGATAGTTTATTTGATAGAGTGACTAAGCGTTATATTAAATCCGCTTATCCCGTTCTACTTGAAAGAAAGAAACAGGAATAG
- a CDS encoding methionine aminotransferase: MIKFNSKLPRVGQTIFSTITAKANAEGALNLGQGFPDFDGDNFLKERICHYIEEGKNQYAPMIGVQSLRESISQYFKAKYKLAVNPDLEVTITSGATEALTCTILALIEEGDEVIVFDPSYDSYVPAIELAGGIAKRLNLVGEEFVLPFSKIKEAISDKTKMIIVNSPHNPTGSSLSKTDWQELSKIIEEENIFILSDEVYEGIFFGGVNHFNPRSIEALRERLISVYSFGKSCHMTGWKVGYAIANPELSNEIRKLHQYFTFSTFTAAQMAIADYLSEKVENFLELGKFYQEKRDFFVNGLKESRFKVLNPKGTYFCLLDYSAISDLSDFDFCMKLISDHGMATIPISGFYESPPKDQKIVRVCFAKDQETLARALEILNAI, translated from the coding sequence ATGATAAAATTTAACTCAAAACTTCCTCGTGTAGGTCAGACAATCTTTTCAACTATAACGGCCAAGGCAAATGCTGAGGGCGCACTTAATCTAGGACAAGGCTTTCCTGACTTTGATGGGGATAACTTTTTAAAAGAGCGCATCTGTCACTATATCGAAGAGGGGAAGAATCAATATGCACCCATGATTGGCGTTCAGAGTTTAAGAGAAAGTATTAGTCAGTACTTTAAAGCGAAGTATAAATTAGCTGTGAATCCTGACTTAGAGGTGACGATTACTTCTGGTGCAACTGAGGCCTTAACCTGTACAATTTTAGCTCTTATTGAAGAAGGTGATGAAGTCATCGTCTTTGATCCAAGTTATGATAGCTATGTTCCTGCAATTGAGCTGGCCGGTGGAATCGCAAAGAGGTTGAATTTAGTTGGGGAAGAATTCGTTCTCCCATTTTCTAAAATTAAAGAGGCCATTAGCGACAAGACAAAAATGATCATTGTAAATTCTCCCCATAATCCAACAGGGAGCTCTCTTTCAAAAACAGACTGGCAAGAACTTTCAAAAATTATAGAAGAAGAGAATATTTTTATTCTAAGCGATGAAGTTTATGAGGGAATTTTCTTTGGAGGTGTAAACCACTTTAATCCACGTTCAATCGAAGCTCTGAGAGAGAGACTCATTAGTGTGTATAGTTTTGGTAAGTCTTGTCATATGACGGGCTGGAAAGTGGGATACGCTATCGCAAATCCTGAGTTAAGTAATGAAATCAGAAAGCTTCATCAGTACTTTACTTTTTCAACTTTTACCGCCGCTCAAATGGCCATCGCAGACTATCTTAGTGAGAAAGTGGAAAACTTCTTAGAGCTTGGAAAATTTTACCAGGAAAAGAGAGACTTCTTTGTAAATGGTTTAAAAGAATCCAGATTTAAAGTTTTAAACCCTAAGGGAACTTATTTCTGTCTCTTAGATTATAGTGCTATTTCAGATCTCTCTGATTTTGATTTCTGTATGAAGCTTATTTCTGATCATGGGATGGCCACAATTCCTATCTCCGGATTCTATGAGAGCCCACCTAAAGATCAGAAAATTGTAAGAGTTTGCTTTGCAAAAGATCAAGAGACCCTTGCTCGGGCCCTTGAAATCTTGAATGCTATTTAG
- a CDS encoding ABC transporter ATP-binding protein, translating into MSKEVLLEVRDMHVHYGAIHAIHGINLKVHKGEIVTILGSNGAGKTTSLHTISGLLKPSQGEILYKGNRIDGIKANKIVGLGVAHSPEGRMVFPDLTVKENLEMGAFLRRDTEKIKADYEYMYALFPKLKERSAQFAGTLSGGEQQMLAIARAYMSAPDLLLLDEPSLGIAPILVQAIFDAIVDLNKHGMTILLVEQNAYASLKIAHRGYVLTTGEIFMEGPASELITNEEIQKAYLGH; encoded by the coding sequence ATGAGTAAAGAAGTATTATTAGAAGTAAGAGATATGCATGTTCACTACGGTGCCATTCATGCCATCCACGGAATTAATTTAAAAGTACACAAAGGTGAAATCGTCACAATTCTAGGTTCTAATGGAGCCGGAAAGACAACCAGTCTTCACACTATATCAGGACTTCTAAAACCGAGTCAGGGAGAAATTCTCTACAAAGGAAATAGAATTGATGGTATCAAGGCCAATAAAATTGTAGGCCTTGGTGTTGCTCACTCTCCTGAAGGAAGAATGGTCTTTCCAGATTTAACGGTTAAAGAAAACCTAGAAATGGGGGCCTTTCTTAGAAGAGATACTGAAAAAATAAAAGCTGACTATGAGTATATGTATGCACTCTTTCCAAAACTTAAGGAGAGATCAGCGCAATTTGCGGGAACTCTTTCAGGTGGAGAGCAACAGATGTTAGCTATCGCTCGCGCTTATATGTCAGCACCAGATCTTCTCTTACTAGATGAGCCATCTCTTGGAATCGCTCCAATCCTAGTGCAAGCAATATTCGATGCGATTGTTGATTTAAATAAGCATGGAATGACTATTCTTCTAGTTGAACAAAATGCTTACGCCTCACTTAAAATTGCCCATAGAGGATACGTTCTCACCACTGGGGAAATCTTTATGGAAGGACCTGCAAGTGAGCTAATTACCAATGAAGAAATTCAAAAGGCCTACCTAGGTCACTAA